One Pyxicephalus adspersus chromosome 3, UCB_Pads_2.0, whole genome shotgun sequence genomic window carries:
- the LOC140325538 gene encoding uncharacterized protein has product MDQNEAELEPMETGTSESSCSQDSENNNEEEAKILRKKHKKSLFEEQCKQTIMASGKKFMEVFRKILLETKATREEMFLYLQRVYHAIFFYGFINRPKVQPSDFIPSDSWDKFKNVFPKPLQEYNTHLPCQTPYSILLEYIFAKCHNGNPDSILKELEKWNTELLNNVTDDQGNQLPAKDFSLSACVITHSCVKDSSGDNIQTTAFGSSIAYKGSVPRRIMIAISALFVWDKVISYEVNCAERGRGIHLPKTVCCNSYKFETESLKYEETSPCVKCHKKYFVQFDPKYMKTNKKEDWRHGNCAETESLSNLIHFNEQVKNAVFTTDENQKTLNREIILKRFSAEHEHKLRKEAKSLLESQGFKVSRNGWALFTPAEYVQR; this is encoded by the exons ATGGACCAAAATGAAGCAGAACTCGAACCCATGGAGACAGGGACTTCAGAAAGTAGCTGCTCCCAGGACAGT GAAAACAATAACGAGGAAGAGGCAAAAATACTTCGGAA GAAGCACAAAAAAAGTCTATTCGAAGAACAATGTAAACAAACTATCATGGCTAGTGGAAAAAAGTTCATGGAAGTCTTCCGAAAAATACTGCTGGAAACAAAAGCTACCAGGGAGGAGATGTTCCTGTATTTGCAAAGG GTATATCACGCCATCTTCTTTTATGGTTTCATAAATCGTCCAAAAGTCCAGCCCTCTGATTTTATTCCTTCTGACTCGTgggataaatttaaaaatgtgtttccaaAACCTTTACAAGAATACAATACACACTTGCCATGTCAGACTCCATACTCCATTCTACTAGAATAT atttttgccAAATGTCATAATGGAAATCCAGATTCTATCTTGAAAGAACTTGAGAAGTGGAACACAGAATTGTTGAATAATGTTACTGATGACCAAGGAAACCAACTTCCAGCCAAAGACTTTTCATTGTCTGCTTGTGTGATCACTCACAGCTGTGTTAAAGATTCTTCAGGTGACAACATTCAAACAACAGCCTTCGGGTCATCAATAGCCTACAAAGGCTCAGTACCCAGAAGGATAATGATTGCCATATCAGCCCTGTTTGTATGGGACAAGGTTATTTCATATGAAGTAAACTGTGCAGAAAGAGGTCGTGGCATTCATTTACCAAAAACTGTGTGCTGTAACTCCTATAAATTTGAGACTGAAAGTTTAAAATACGAGGAAACTTCCCCATGTgttaaatgtcataaaaaatattttgttcaatttGATCCCAAGTATATGAAAACCAACAAGAAAGAAGACTGGAGGCATGGAAACTGTGCAGAAACAGAATCTCTAAgtaatttaattcattttaatgaacaagTAAAAAATGCTGTGTTCACTACTGATGAGAATCAAAAGACCCTGAATAGAGAGATCATATTAAAAAGATTCTCTGCTGAACATGAACATAAATTACGTAAAGAGgccaaaagcctcctggaatCTCAAGGCTTTAAAGTATCCCGGAATGGATGGGCATTGTTCACGCCTGCTGAATATGTCCAACGTTAA
- the LOC140325539 gene encoding uncharacterized protein produces MMPCCHIKIPNTSMNCLQCYIQGKNGHIISTTEQKEKKMKLQESLPKITSSDQKTNGVHTKNELVQLLESNPVNLALISDAVKKHRDSKVFLHDNEAFSDFYIRVCGLEGTIYSGDTYTLESWEELYLPEPTKMEVLGVLENKKGMVPFPQWLVLLGQDGHVYGYGDDTLHLLATRLKNLLNDGIKNTGIYYLYPHDISDEEEEVLQKDEEIQKIRERTRKYIDQNAEEFNDFLDLF; encoded by the exons ATGATGCCTTGCTGTCACATAAAGATTCCCAATACTTCAATGAACTGTCTTCAGTGCTATATACAAGG GAAAAACGGGCATATCATTTCTACTACtgagcaaaaagaaaagaagatgaaaCTGCAAGAGTCCTTACCCAAGATTACTTCCTCGGATCAGAAAACAAATGGTGTACATACTAAGAATGAGCTGGTTCAGCTTTTGGAAAGCAATC CTGTCAACCTTGCCTTGATATCCGATGCCGTGAAGAAACACAGAGATTCCAAAGTATTTCTACATGACAATGAAGCCTTTAGTGATTTCTACATAAGAGTCTGCGGACTTGAAGGCACAATATACTCGGGTGACACGTATACGCTGGAGAGCTGGGAAGAGCTTTACCTTCCTGAACCAACCAAAATGGAAGTCCTTGGTGTCCTGGAGAACAAAAAAGGAATGGTACCGTTTCCGCAATGGCTAGTTCTTCTGGGACAAGATGGACATGTGTATGGCTATGGAGATGATACACTCCATCTATTAGCCACCAGATTAAAAAATCTTCTGAACGACGGCATTAAGAATACTGGCATATACTATTTGTACCCACATGACATCAGCGATGAG GAAGAAGAAGTCCTACAGAAAGATGAAGAGATCCAAAAGATAAGAGAAAGGACCAGGAAATACATTGatcaaaatgcagaagaatttAACGATTTTCTGGATCTTTTTTAA
- the LOC140325360 gene encoding transmembrane protein 126A-like: protein MDDNRKVQGDSDMAQTTARQQAPPIAQFLQQNIRNLSKFEKFFFENGSSFIAANSVVCGVMANNLFRSALNVQGGYLLSSLPITAFPFLCTALVYEGLITQPLIQGSLSCPVCAVVRSSCVGVCMGGVLPILMAGYINLKMAPEKGGILPRIISSTKPVFIRLKYFLLFEAVTSVFITSKQISTIEKLLLMPFSVDTEGLTK from the coding sequence ATGGATGACAACAGGAAAGTACAAGGAGACAGCGATATGGCTCAAACAACTGCACGGCAGCAAGCCCCACCCATTGCACAGTTCCTGCAGCAGAATATCAGAAATCTCTCTaagtttgaaaagtttttctTTGAGAATGGGTCGTCATTCATTGCTGCGAATTCTGTTGTGTGTGGTGTGATGGCTAACAATCTATTCCGAAGTGCCCTGAATGTCCAGGGAGGATACCTGCTGTCCAGCCTGCCAATAACTGCATTCCCCTTCCTGTGCACCGCTCTGGTATATGAAGGGCTCATAACCCAACCCCTCATTCAGGGTTCTCTGAGCTGCCCAGTTTGTGCCGTGGTGAGGAGTAGCTGTGTTGGGGTGTGTATGGGTGGCGTGCTTCCTATTTTGATGGCTGGTTACATCAACTTAAAAATGGCTCCAGAAAAAGGGGGCATCCTTCCCAGAATAATATCTTCCACCAAGCCCGTGTTCATCAGACTGAAATATTTCTTGCTGTTTGAAGCCGTAACCAGCGTCTTCATCACTTCCAAGCAAATAAGTACGATAGAAAAGCTGCTTCTGATGCCATTCTCTGTGGACACCGAAGGgttaacaaaatga